The genomic DNA tgaaaactgtttgctctgttttctgcactcatctattggtctgtgtagtagactggtggaaaaataaacaagatgttgaagtttatgcttatgttcattgattcattcatcattcaaacttaaattaatatttctcacgttaaatattgaaatgcgattaaaatgcgattaatttcgattaattaattacaacgcttgtaattaattcgattaatttttttgatcgcgtcccacccctaatatatatataataattattatattataatattatatatatattataatataataattatataattataatataaatatatttataataaatataatttttatttatatatttatttataataaattattttcattatcattaaaagtaattgttttctaaattacatcatgttttccatgagacagtactctgcatttactcattacttgagtagcttattatcaaagtacttttttccttttactcaagtaaatatttggatgcatacttttacttgagtaaaatttggttcaagtaacagtacttttacttgagtaaaattgttaaatactctacccacctatGATGAACCTTGACAGATTCACACGACCATTGTGATATTTGCCGAGTTTGAGCCAAATCTGTTcccaaacagctctacagtaaatattttcattttccacacTGAGCAGTAAGGGAGTAACAGAGACTGAAATATCACACATGctctcattctcacacacacatactgcccCCTCAtccactcaccccacacccccattcttctaacacttaacagtCCATGGTATgtctcccttcatctctctctctatttctctctatatataggttttacataaacactgccctagccatacCCATCCATTCTTCAGTGAATAACAGACAGACAAACTGCCATTTAGCTTCAGTTTTTGAGCAGATTCCTCATTCATGGATTCCCTTCATATACCTTCATATGCCATCATGCCAGGCATGCTAGTGGGTGCCCATGCATTCGTGCTTGGACcccataaatatttttatttatagttAAATTATTTAGTTATGTTAAAGTCTAGAAATGTGAGATAGCTTTTTTTTAGAAATGTGAGAGCTTTTTACCACCTGATTGCAAATACACTTAAAAATCAGCATTAATATCTGAATAACAGAGAcaagtacaaacaaaaacataccAATTAGCACAACAGAAAACCCTGAAAAATACCAAACATACATACTCTAACCCTGCGCCCTTCTCGAATATACACTTCATATTGTCCCTTACATACAACAACCTACCTCTAAGCTCACACTTCAAAATCCTCTTACATACAAATGCCCCACTCTCAGCTCACATATTGCCCCTATACTGCCCCTatataggggcagtcatggcctggtggtagggaactggtcttgtgaccagagggttgtgggttcgattcccagacctgaggccatgaccgaGGTGCCCTCGAGCaagagcaaggcacctaaccccaactgctgcccgggcgccaggctagggctgcccaccgctctgggcatgtgtgatccacagccccctagtaatcagtagtgtgtgtgtgtgtgtgtgtgtgtgtgtgtgttctaactgcacagatgggttaaaagcggaggacaaattttgattgcagtgtaaaaatcacaattgacaaaatactgcacatttttttacattttaatgtcATACCTCTaagctcacacactaactctaccCACCTGTCAACTTGCAAAactacacactcactacacacccaACTCCCACCTCTTTGCTCAAAGTCCTCCACATCATCAGCTGAGCCAAAGTCAGAGTGGTAAATGGAATCCTGGGAGCTCCTCTGTGAACCACCACTGTCTGTGGAAGGGATCCCTATGCAGATGGCAGAGAAATCTTTACATGTCAACTTAACCCACTTTTTTCTCAAATTCATCCAGAACATCAAACATCTAAGACCTAATCAGCATTATTCACATTAATAATGGGAATAACAACCATCAAATGTAAATTATGTAAACAGCTTTAGCACAGTATAATACAGCATAGTACTAGCATAGTATAGTAATGCTGTTTTTACTCTACCCTGCTGGCATGGGCCAGGCAGTTGCAGCCGGCTGTGGCGGATCTGTTGTCGGCGCAAACGGATCTTTTGCTTGAGCTGCTGGATCTCACTGTCACTGTCTTCATCCTCTTCAGCTTCCTCAGCCCTTCGGCACATGTTACACTTCATAAGCTCAATGGCAGCAATGAGCGACTCGGAGATACTGAAGTGGGCATTCTCCTATCGTGAGAACAAAACACAGCTCAGACACAACAGTGAATGAACTTAAGAAAACTGAGGTAGAAGAACCTTCTTACCTTCTCTAGGTCTGCACAACTGCCAAAATCTTGCTCCGAGAGATAGCTGATAAGACTCTGACCTTCCAAGGGCTTCCGGAACATTCCATCTGGGACACTACTGCATTGAAAACCATCTGCACAAACATGTAAATACAGCAGGtaaaataagtattgaacaCGTCACCATTTTTCTCAGTAAATATATTACTAGAGGTgctaatgaaatgaaattttcACCAGATGTCGGTAACAACCCAAGTGATCCATACATACAAAGAAATCAAACCATAAATGTCCAGAAATTACGTTATTTGTAATAATGTGAAATGACACAGGGAAAAAGTATTGAACACGCTTACTGAAATGTATCTAATACTTTGTACAAAAGCctttgttggcaatgacagctTCAAGACGCCTCCTGTATGGAGAAACTAGTCGCATGCATTGCTCAGGTGTGATTTTGGCCCATTCTTCCACACAAACAGTCTTCAAATCTTGAAGGTTTCGTGGGCCTCTTCTATGAACTCTGATCTTTAGTTCTTTCCATAGATTTTCTATTGGGTTCAAGTCAGGCGATTGGCTGGGCCATTCCAGCagctttattttctttctctgaAACCAATTGAGAGTTTCCTtggctgtgtgtttggggtcattgtcttgttgaaatgtccagccacgtttcatcttcatcatcctgGTAGACGGAAGCATATTTTTCTCAAGAATGTCTCTGTACATTTTTCCATTCATCCTTCCTTCAATTATTTGAAGTTTGCCAGTACCATATGCTGAAAAACAGCCCCATGCCATGATGTTCCCACCTCCAAACTTCActgttggtatggtgttcttgggGTGATGTGCAGTGCCATTTAACCTCCAAACATGATGTGTATTATGGCATCCAAACAGTTCtattttggtttcatctgaccagacTATATTCTCTCAGTACTTCACAGGCTTGTCTAAATGTTGTGCAGCAAACTTTAAACGAGCTTCAACATGCCTTTTCTTCAGCAATGGAGTCTTGCGTGGTGAGGGTGCATATAGGCCATGGCGGTTGAGTGCATTACTTATTGTTTTCTTTGAAACACTCGTACCTGCTAATTCCAGGTCTTTCTGAAGCTCTCCACAAGTGGTCCTTGGCTCTCGAACAACTCTTCTGATAATTCTTTTCACTCCTCTGTCAGAAATCTTGCGAGGAGCACCTGGTCGTGGTCGGTTTATGGTGAAATGATGTTCTTTCCACTTCCGTAACCGATGCCATCATTATGCTTTGCAACAATAAGGTTGCGAAGGTCTTGAGAGAGCTCTTTACTTTTACCCATCATCAGATGTTTCTTGTGTGATAGCTGGCCATCATTTGGGACTGAACCAGCTGATATTAATTTGCACTGACAAGGGGCAGGCTTGCTTTCTAATTACTGAGAGAGTTCAGCTGGTGTCTTGGCTTTCCATGCCTCTTTACACCTCCCTTACTTCATGTGTTCAATACTTTTTCCCTGTGTCATTTCACATTATTACAAATAACGTCATTTCTGGACATTTATGGTTTGATTTCTTTGTATGTATGGATCACTTGGGTTGTTACCGACATCTGGTgaaaatttcatttcattagcACCTCTAGTTATATATTTACTGAGAAAAATGGTGACGtgttcaatacttattttaCCCGCTGTATGTGGCCTAGTACATGCTTTTTTAAGAGGATAAGAGCatgtttaaatgaaaatgaaatactCACTAGCCTCCATATATAGGGAGCTGTGACTGCTGTCACTGCTCTGAGTGAAAGGACCATAGCTCTTCACACAAGATTCATCCACAGCAGCACATtctgacaaaacacacacagttacagcaTAATTAAGCTACTTCTACACAGACCATTTAATTAATCCATATTATCTGATCCCTGGTTACAGCCATATTGCATAGGAGATATGAATGAAAAGATCTGATTACAGAGGgaaaaaatgcaaaataaaatgtattttaatatacaTGCACAACAAAAATTCCTGTTGACTTGTGCTTACTACTGAGGACATAAGCTATGTAACATCCTTCATAAATGCTAAAAATCTAACTCTGCCACCAGACTGCCCAGGTCTGACAATCCATCTTCAATGGCACTTATTAGTGAGAGTGTACTGTTGGCATAGCTCTCTTTGAACATGCACCATTTACTTAATGCGTTCTTTAGGCTGAACTAGTAAACTAGCATTGGAagtttacccccccccccccccccccaaatattcTCATTAGGGTTCAAACACATAGTTAGTTAGGActttttttcttattattattattattattattattattctttccCCCCATTTTTCGATATAAAATGCATCATTCAGCCTACACCATATTGCCTATTAACACCAAACTTAGCAAAAAGGTGCAGTATGGTCCAAGGATCACATTCAAGTATAGGGAACAGCATTGGCATAATGGTGCagccacaatcttggtgtcaagaCGCGTCTTGTGAATAGTTTATCAATACATATGAACAAAATTAATATTTTGGCATATAATCTGTCTGTCAATTTATTTCAGCAGCTataaccagaggtgggtaggaacgagttacatttactccgtgtgaccaatcaaatgaagccggtcagtcacgtgatcacatacgcaaactttctccaccgtagcaagaaagtatggtgacagaaaaacctaccgagcatccctggcctcacagccaatgtttatattacaaacgtataaaaaggacatttatataacgcgctgtcagttgtgtctgccaaaactgtggacatttcagcctacaagaactcaacgtcaaatttgaggaaacacgatgcgataagtttgccgtatgtataattttgtgtaatgctatatctctgaggtataacgtttgtatgatgtgattattaaatgtaacgcagtgcaatactcaaaaccagttcacactctgagtgtacacactagcaatatatgatgattaagtttgctacaaattgattcagttggcgtcaatttgtagctacacgtattggctgacagtctcatcagttagtgcctttgtggaacaaaTTAAACTTACACAgccctaataattaggaacaaacaaaaatacatattttaattttataaattttatattttattgtataaaaatacaaatttttatatattatatttatttataatacattctttttgttatcattaagtcattgtttccagtaattcaatttcccatgatgtaatttattgacacgagacagtactcatgcatttactcactacttgagtagcttttaatcaaagtacttttttacttttactcaagtaaatttttggatgcatacttttacttttacttgagtaacatttggttcaagtaacagtacttttacttgagtaaaattgttgaatactctacccacctctggctataactcaacaatgctttgacccATCTTCATGAAACTTGACAGGTTGATAGGGCACATGATtttgaggtcacaggtcaaagctggctaAGATTGTCCAATGGGAGCGCCATAACATCAAATGGCTTCTCATCAACCAttggtcacatcaagccaaaccTTTACCGGCATCATTACAGGGTCAAGTTCTATCAGAACACttagtgatgatgtcatcactcaaaaaacacgGCTACCATGAGCCAATTTATTGGCCATTTCATAGGCTTATCATTTGACCAATTGTCATGAAACCTGAAGGATATGCATAAATCCGgactctgggtcagtgtgtAAAGTTTCAAATAATTCGGCCACTaagtggcgctatttgtgaaaatcatgcataactcctccataTTTTCACTTATGAATATAAAACTGGATTCTCTTGATTCCTTGCTGATAGACAACTTTGCTATTGCAAGTCCTATTCAAAATGCACATTTATTTGCAATCCTAAAAACAGCCCTATTCTAACTACTCCTAGATTTGATATTGATATAAAATTGATATGGGTATAATGTATAGACTCTGTAGGTTAATAAATATCAAAAACATTCAGAATGTTACTCGCAGTGGTGTTCACTAAGCAATAAGTCATTGCGGCCTTGCCATGCATGACATATATTGCTTAAACGTATAAACCATTCAAGTGATCGACTCCTAATTTGTGTTCTTGTGAGGTATACCAAGTTTGGTCCAAATGGACCTGTTGGGGGCACTACAGTTCACAAAATCCtcaatcattaaaaaaaataattttatatatatatatatatatatatatatatatatatatatatatatatatatatatatatatatatatcgcaCTGCAATCCTGTTATACataatacagacaagtaatgggtcgtgtatgattcagatcattgAGCTAAATGACTAAAAAAACGTTGTATTTACATCTATAACAAAAaatacactgcctgaccagtaataaacattttaattaactaaaatgtcttatttcattactgtAATATCAATATGGTAGTACTTGAGCTCTatctactggccaaatactATAACTGACTGAAAAGTATTGTttacatgaacacacaaaccacccaagctaatctcagcatctgatttagttgtatgatctaaatcattttgccaatacaatttcttttgaGGTTTTTGGGGCTTTAGTGCAATATGccaatttgttttgtttctagagtaggttttgtttgttgtgttggCCTGTGTCACTTCTGAAatttatatgcagtgttgcACTTTTTATAGTCTTTGTGTTGTCTCTATTGTGATATTTTGTAAATACACAATTACTTTTGGTTGTTTATTCATTGCACATTTGTCTGCTGCAATTCCTATCACACAACATAACAATTCACAAAATGAATGCACATCCTGAAGAGAATTTAAGCACCAGATGATCTTGAAATTATATGAATGATGAATCATAAATATGTACTCTCATGAAAACAGGAAAAATATAGCATGCCACAGAAGGTAGAAGAGAGAAATGTCAGGAATAAAGCAGCTTAAAGGAACAGCATCAGCAAAACATGCATGAAGATCATTAAAATAGGAACTGGGGTGCAGGGGAAACTAGGGGTGATGGAGTGCACGCAGAGCACTGCCAACCTGCTACAGGATCCTCTATTATAATGGTGATTTTCCTGTGGGCCCCTCCTTCATGTTGGCAAAaacagagaagagacagaaatgttACCCTGAACCCCACATAGCAGGTGGACCACCAGAAGTTAGTGGTAAGCAGTTAGTGGTAAGATCAGAAGAACAGTGCCTTCAGTACTTTGTAACCTCTATTTTAAACAATGTAATTGTCAGTTCAAAGAAGAGCAGATCCAGAAGCCAGAAGGACAGAAAAGggaaaaagaaagaatgaaagattTTACTTTAAATGGGCTAAACAATCCTCTGTTCTCAAAACACCTGACGTCTATGATCATGCTCACCTTCTTTCTGTTTCTGCATGATCCCCGTATCGGACAGTGACCTGTTGTGACCCTTGAAACTCCGCCTCTTGCCACTGTGGGTGTCAGAGAATGAGTTGCGTCGAGGAGGTACTGGGGTAACAGTAGTGTGGCCATGAATCTGAGCATGCTCGCTGCAGGTTACTGAGTTGCTGGAATCTCTCCGGACACGCCCCCCAAGGTTGCCAATGGCCAAGTACTCCGGTCCATCATCTCCATTGCCATCCATGCTGTCTCCAGTCTCATGCTGAGCAGGATACATGGGCTCAGTCAGAGAGATGTAGGGAATTCCCAAGTCCATGGCCCTTTTGTCTCCATGGCCACACTCCCAAGGAACTCCTTCAATACTGCATGCCATGGCCTCTGCAGTAAAATCACAGTGTCAGTATTACTGATATAGGGAATGGATGTTTACTTGATTATAATGGGTTTATCCAAGTAAAGCTGATGTGTTGACAGTAGTGAATATTTAACTATAGCATTACAATGATCACTCCTCCATGACAGGGGATACATTCTGTGATAAAtattcagaccctccagaaagtcgcgatgttgcgatttgcaacttcaacgcaacttcaagcaaaccccgcgaattcagggcggtgttgcaacttcagccaatcaccgcaactttcccgcaaatttgaccaatcactgatgtcgtcttgatgtgactcccaccttacttccgtatatacgttcaagaggagcagactgaaagcagcatgagcgacgaaaataatggcaaaaagatcgggaaaagcagtatcccggtacactacatgaaagcggggataaactgtccagatccgacccgcgaattgattatctatggccccctggatgatatttaattactattagaactggcccgcaggccacagccgcccgatggtgttttgcacgcacaaacactacattccccacaatgcaacggtagcccacgaagtcactgcagcgcacacaagtagcgagggtctgagataaagtttataagtttaaactttaaactgagataaagtttaaagtcagagataaagtttatttatctctgatccatatctatgagttactagttcgctctggcgccaaccactggcgatcgatctcgatataatacttaatttgtgtccattttacaggccgcccggtaacaacttaagTTCGTCCAGCTAAGCTGAGTCTTACTGTAAAGTTCACCATCCTTTCTGAATAATTACACAGAGCAGCATCACCACCTGTTCTGTATTTCTGTTTTGTGCAATGCAAAGGTTCCGAGTCCAAATCCACATACTGCATATTCACACATTCAAGGATTGATCTTTACCTAACAAGCTGTGCAAGGAAAGTAAGAACATGAGAGACCAAACTGAAGTACATACTAAAATGTGTAAATTTACCATagttgtcaattgtgattttcaccccaatcaaaTCTGttctccgcatttacccatctgtgcagttagaacacacacacacacaccagtgattactagggggctgtggtgcacacgtgcccagagcagtgggcagctctagcccggcacccggggagcggtgcccccccccccccccccccccccccagtcatggcctcagtcctgggaatcaaacacacaaccctctggtcacaagactggttccctaaccaccagaccatgacagCCTCAAGCTTGGGGCTAATGTACCGGAGACATGACAGCCTCATGCATGACAATCCCAACAATACCATCCTCAGGCATGGCAATTGGAAACAAATCTGTTAAAAAATTACACATCCATCTACCATTCAGTGATAAAACCATCTTCAAGCAACCTACTGACTTTCTTACTGGCTTGCTTTCTATCTTTTAGTTGAGTAAATCTGCAAAGCAAGATTTACTCTGTAGCAATAGAAATGGTTCTCAAAGTATACCACAGACACCAGTAGAGTACCATGTTTTTTCTAAGTACATTGTGTACCACTTGTTTAAATTAGGCTGCTCTTCTGTAACTTATACATGCTTCCTCTTAGTGTATCatcatactcactcacacacacacacacacacacacacacacacacacacacacacacccttgctCCATGTTTTACCTAGATATAACTGAATCTATACTTTATAGAGTGCATTGTGTAACGTAGTGAATTGAGCAGAATAAAATGTGTCTGTGCAATGTGAAATGTGCAGTATGTATGGCATAGTGGGCTCTGCCAACACTGCAGACCTGAGCTGCTCTCCGAGTGTTGATAGGTAGAATTGTCTGTGACAGAGTTCTGGGAGGAAGTGACTCTACACACAGAGGCTCCAGGCAGCAGATAGAGGCTCTGGCTTTTGACAAGACCCAGGGGAACCGGCTCCTTCAGATGAGAGAGCTACAAGACAGTGATGTGTTACAGACACCGACCcaaaaataaaagtattttcAAAGATACAGTGAGCTTTAAGACAAATGATATTCAACTCACCCTGACAGTGTCTATGTGAGCCAGCAGTCGTGGGTTATTTTGCTCCACAGCTTCCAGGCACTGAAACATGGCTGATACATGGGGCTCACTCAGAAGAAAGGCCTCATCTGAAGGAGGAAGCATAGCAATCAGCTGAAGTTACAAAAAGTCTAATAGCTCAATTTCCAAGACAGAGTGAATGCTCAGGAAAGGGTAGGGGCCTTAGGTACCATTGTAGAATTTATGTATGTTGGCTTGATTTCTCAGTAGTGGTTTCAGTTGTGTGGACAGCAGGTGGCCTTGAAGACTGTGAAGAAGCCAACGCTCTGCCTTATAACCCTCTCCATGACCTTGCACCCCACAGCTCAAAACTGGCTCCAGCTGACTAAACTAGAGGTAGACAAAAGAGACACCATCAGTGTTTGAAGTAGTATTATATGGGTGATATCTGCAGTTAATCTCTCTGCAAGTACCTGTTCAACATGTGGGGCAAGCTTGGGGCTAATGTACCGGAGACACCAAACAAATCGCCAATAGTCCTTTTGTTTGTAGTATACCTGTAAACAAGACAATCACTTTCCATAGTAGAAAAACACAGACAGCCTAGCACAATCGAAAAAACTGCATTACATTTAGCCAATTAAAAGTGTTACTATGCATTAAAAAAAGATTTGTACACCTTGTAATTTGATCAGTTTTAATACAGCATGAAAGTTGTATTAATCTCTACTTCCTCATAATTCCTACTGTCATATTTGCTCTCTCATGCTTCACTACCTGTTCATGCTTGAGGCCATGGCAGAGTATGTTGTTCATGTCTTTATGCAGTCGCTGCAGTCCTCCATATCGAGACCACACATTGGGGTTGTTGGTGGAAAGCAACCCTTCAACAGTGATTTTCAGATTGGACAGAAGCTTCCACAGTTCACGCCTACTGACAACAATGACAATCACTACAGCAGGGCAGCTCTGAAAATATATCACATTGTAATATCATATCACAGTATCACTATATTTAGCACCAAATAAATTCTGGATCTGATAGAACTATATCAGTAAACTAGAGTAAAAAAACAAATTACATTGCAAAAACTGAAAACTAGTGCATTTATCACCTCAAAAACAAGCTGAATGCCCCTATTGGAACTAGAACTATTCAGATCAGATATCTAATCTAACATGAGTTTGGAAAAGTAAAAATATTGCTATAAAAGGGATGTACAATACAACCTGGTTTGTTAATACAACCTTGAACCGGGccaccacaacacaacacatcaGGACAAAGTGCAATAATGATATGCAATAACTTTATTTACTTATACTCTCATAAATATTTTGTTtatattgtgtgtatatgtatgtatatattactATACATTACACAATAAAGTATAAATATAATCTAACCTAATCTAAACCAATTGCCTAGTGTACATCTTTATGGTGGGATGAAAAGATcccattaaaagaaaaaaaaaagtttctatGTGAAAATTGCAATTGGTGCATCTCGTGTGTgtaatatacactatattgctaaaaggattcgctcacccatccaaattctcagaatcaggtgttccaatcacttccattgCCACAGGTATAtcaaattaagcacctaggcatgcagactgatttacaaacatttgtgaaagaatgggtcgctttcaggagctcagtgaattccagcatggaactgtgatgGGATGCCACCAGtgcagacatccaaacttcatgtggccttcagattagctcaagaacagtgtgcagagaccttcatggaatgggtttccatggtcgaatAGCTGCATACAAGCCATAcatcaagtgcaatgcaaagcgctggatgcagtggtgtaaagtacgcagccactggactctagagcagtggaggcgcattctctggagtgatgaatcgcgcttctccatctgtcAATCTGATTGAagagtttgggtttggcagttgccagAAGAATAGCATTTGCTTGACTGCATTGTataaagtgtaaagtttggtggggggaaggggggatgatggtgtggggttgatttTCAGGAACTGGGACTGGCCCCTTAGTTGAAAAGAACTCCGattgcttcagcataccaagatattttggacaattccatgctcccaactttgtgggaacagtttgaagctggtcccttcctcttccaacatgtgcaccagtgcacaaagcaaggtccataaagtcATGGATGGCAGAgactggtgtggatgaacttgactggcctggacggagtcctgacctcaaactgatagaacacctttgggatgaattagagcggagaccgAGAGCCAgtccttctcatccaacatcagtacgtgacctcacaaatgagcttctggaagaatggtcaaaaatccccataaacaaactcctaaaccttgtggacagccttcccataagagttgaagctgttctagctgcaaagggtggagcAACGttatattgaaccctatggttTAGGAAttggatgtcacttaagctcgtatgtgagtcaaggaaggtgagcgaatacgtTTGGCAATACAGTGTAGTTACGAAGCAAGCCAAGTTAGTGAATAAGCAACAAATGTACCCTTTATGAACGAACCATTAAGTCTGCTGCTATCGCTCAATGAAACAAACTACAAGATCAAGTACGTAAACCACCAGTCTGCAAAACCAACAAATTAAACCAAATGAGTGTAAGTCTGACTGAATCAAAATACATAGTTGTTCATTTCGGGAAAAAATGACTTCTGTTTTCTGTCTTCTGGCTGTTTAGTGCGGTTGTTGTTTAGTTTAGCTAACCTACCTCGCTGGCTAATCAACTACGGTACTACTGCTAGATAAGTAAGAGGTTAGATCCTTAGCCATTTCGCTATGTAACAAAATATTCTTGCAAAACTACTAGCGTTTTGAGAACCGAGGCTGGCTTAGCAATTAATGACAGCCAAACTCATTTGCTTTGCGGCTACCGGCGGCCAAAGCACACAGTAACCTCGCTAGCTACTGACTGTCTAAGAAACTTAACTTGGTTGCTAAAGCTACACGGCTTGGC from Brachyhypopomus gauderio isolate BG-103 chromosome 12, BGAUD_0.2, whole genome shotgun sequence includes the following:
- the rubcn gene encoding run domain Beclin-1-interacting and cysteine-rich domain-containing protein isoform X1 encodes the protein MEISTLMDVVERRRELWKLLSNLKITVEGLLSTNNPNVWSRYGGLQRLHKDMNNILCHGLKHEQVYYKQKDYWRFVWCLRYISPKLAPHVEQFSQLEPVLSCGVQGHGEGYKAERWLLHSLQGHLLSTQLKPLLRNQANIHKFYNDEAFLLSEPHVSAMFQCLEAVEQNNPRLLAHIDTVRLSHLKEPVPLGLVKSQSLYLLPGASVCRVTSSQNSVTDNSTYQHSESSSEAMACSIEGVPWECGHGDKRAMDLGIPYISLTEPMYPAQHETGDSMDGNGDDGPEYLAIGNLGGRVRRDSSNSVTCSEHAQIHGHTTVTPVPPRRNSFSDTHSGKRRSFKGHNRSLSDTGIMQKQKEGGAHRKITIIIEDPVAECAAVDESCVKSYGPFTQSSDSSHSSLYMEANGFQCSSVPDGMFRKPLEGQSLISYLSEQDFGSCADLEKENAHFSISESLIAAIELMKCNMCRRAEEAEEDEDSDSEIQQLKQKIRLRRQQIRHSRLQLPGPCQQGIPSTDSGGSQRSSQDSIYHSDFGSADDVEDFEQRDADVKASTTSCSRSFLSSDSVSPSFLQSNSAESVAMGLLRQFKGMQLPAASELEWLVPEHDAPQKLLPIPDSLPISPDDGEHADIYKLRIRVRGNLEWAPPRPQIIFNIHPAPKKKVVVAKQNYRCAGCGTRIDPDYIKRLRYCEYLGRYFCQCCHENAVAVVPSRILRKWDFSKYTVSNFARDLLGKIAGDPLFNPSDINSGLYKKVKALEVVRVLRVQLFHMKNLFKTCRLAKEVLEQFDTIPGHLTEDLHLFSLNDLIAVRSGDMTPKLRELLRVGSTHVAHCVLCQAKGFVCEFCGNDKDIIFAYELTKCQRCEECSACYHRACFRNGKECPRCRRLAERRERMARRNMEEQQEDEGEL
- the rubcn gene encoding run domain Beclin-1-interacting and cysteine-rich domain-containing protein isoform X2, which gives rise to MEISTLMDVVERRRELWKLLSNLKITVEGLLSTNNPNVWSRYGGLQRLHKDMNNILCHGLKHEQVYYKQKDYWRFVWCLRYISPKLAPHVEQFSQLEPVLSCGVQGHGEGYKAERWLLHSLQGHLLSTQLKPLLRNQANIHKFYNDEAFLLSEPHVSAMFQCLEAVEQNNPRLLAHIDTVRLSHLKEPVPLGLVKSQSLYLLPGASVCRVTSSQNSVTDNSTYQHSESSSEAMACSIEGVPWECGHGDKRAMDLGIPYISLTEPMYPAQHETGDSMDGNGDDGPEYLAIGNLGGRVRRDSSNSVTCSEHAQIHGHTTVTPVPPRRNSFSDTHSGKRRSFKGHNRSLSDTGIMQKQKEECAAVDESCVKSYGPFTQSSDSSHSSLYMEANGFQCSSVPDGMFRKPLEGQSLISYLSEQDFGSCADLEKENAHFSISESLIAAIELMKCNMCRRAEEAEEDEDSDSEIQQLKQKIRLRRQQIRHSRLQLPGPCQQGIPSTDSGGSQRSSQDSIYHSDFGSADDVEDFEQRDADVKASTTSCSRSFLSSDSVSPSFLQSNSAESVAMGLLRQFKGMQLPAASELEWLVPEHDAPQKLLPIPDSLPISPDDGEHADIYKLRIRVRGNLEWAPPRPQIIFNIHPAPKKKVVVAKQNYRCAGCGTRIDPDYIKRLRYCEYLGRYFCQCCHENAVAVVPSRILRKWDFSKYTVSNFARDLLGKIAGDPLFNPSDINSGLYKKVKALEVVRVLRVQLFHMKNLFKTCRLAKEVLEQFDTIPGHLTEDLHLFSLNDLIAVRSGDMTPKLRELLRVGSTHVAHCVLCQAKGFVCEFCGNDKDIIFAYELTKCQRCEECSACYHRACFRNGKECPRCRRLAERRERMARRNMEEQQEDEGEL